In one Conger conger chromosome 5, fConCon1.1, whole genome shotgun sequence genomic region, the following are encoded:
- the fam167ab gene encoding protein FAM167A, with translation MDTMSLPLVTIEDVGCPEQQGIVGVAHDDHLGSLKALAEKLRLETRRPSYLAWRARLEERGSGGLGAPQTLPGPRQQEAPFSLGRPEPKPTRPPARLNGFGNIDEALDWLRKELTEMRLQDQQLARQLLRLRGDIIELKIEQTCHLHRSMLNDATYGLEERDELSDLLCDFPLTPGFCLSSPLRLIGVTKMNINSRRFSLC, from the exons atGGACACGATGTCCCTGCCCCTCGTCACCATAGAGGACGTCGGCTGCCCTGAGCagcaggggattgtgggggTTGCCCATGACGACCACCTGGGCAGCCTGAAGGCTCTGGCGGAGAAGTTGAGGCTGGAGACCCGCAGGCCGTCGTACCTGGCCTGGAGGGCCCGCCTGGAGGAGCGGGGTTCCGGGGGCCTCGGGGCTCCGCAGACGCTGCCAGGGCCCCGCCAGCAGGAGGCGCCGTTCTCCCTGGGGCGTCCTGAACCCAAACCCACTCGGCCCCCTGCCAGACTCAACGGGTTTGGGAACATCGACGAGGCTCTCGACTGGCTCAGGAAGGAACTG ACGGAGATGAGGCTGCAGGATCAGCAGCTGGCCCGGCAGCTCTTGCGTCTGCGCGGCGACATCATCGAGCTGAAGATCGAGCAGACGTGCCACCTGCACCGCTCCATGCTCAACGACGCCACCTATGGGCTGGAGGAACGCGACGAGCTCTCCGACCTGCTGTGCGACTTCCCGCTGACGCCCGGCTTCTGCCTGTCCAGCCCGCTCCGGCTCATCGGCGTCACCAAGATGAACATCAACTCCCGCCGCTTCTCCCTCTGCTAG